One Arthrobacter sp. StoSoilB19 DNA window includes the following coding sequences:
- a CDS encoding helix-turn-helix domain-containing protein, with protein sequence MSDLAAALDVVGARWALLIVERLLDGPQRYGDLQRDLGVPTNILATRLRELEAARVLSRLPLRHNTRAYALTDRGLALREAIVALARWGGEEVV encoded by the coding sequence GTGAGCGACCTCGCCGCGGCCCTCGACGTCGTCGGAGCACGGTGGGCCCTGCTCATCGTAGAGCGGCTGCTCGACGGGCCACAGCGCTACGGCGATCTGCAGCGCGACCTCGGAGTGCCGACCAACATTCTCGCGACCCGCCTGCGCGAGCTTGAGGCCGCCCGCGTACTGTCCCGTCTGCCCCTCCGGCACAACACCCGGGCCTATGCGCTGACCGACCGGGGGCTCGCCTTGCGCGAGGCGATCGTCGCGCTGGCACGCTGGGGCGGCGAGGAAGTGGTTTAG
- a CDS encoding phosphotransferase, whose amino-acid sequence MNLSHLGAPIGPMIRVHGGFANRVYRLDTDQGSFAVKELNLVDRRWTYRVEDVFRFERAAFAAGIPMPEPISASHHTLVHRWVEGEKLPEAPVSAEYAFEIGEILARVHPLDIPWTQVPVEDPVPRDWPELAVRAAATGQPWADELASHVETFLEIARFVDTCERPGPVVLTHRDIQPWNLLTRERRPVVLDWELSGMLDLSGELGSTALSIAKGCGFDDIKPSIFRSVLDGYVAGDGTLPPSGPSWFVFMIGGWLGHTRWNILRCLAGVEASTGPDLPLSHEAVRNGVRGLPDLFGRLPELEALLL is encoded by the coding sequence GTGAACCTTTCGCATCTCGGCGCGCCGATCGGGCCGATGATTCGTGTCCACGGCGGGTTCGCCAACCGGGTGTACCGACTCGACACTGACCAGGGGTCGTTCGCGGTGAAGGAGTTGAACCTCGTCGACCGCCGCTGGACCTATCGCGTCGAGGATGTGTTCAGGTTTGAGCGGGCTGCGTTCGCTGCCGGCATTCCGATGCCAGAGCCGATCTCGGCCAGCCACCATACACTCGTTCACCGATGGGTCGAAGGCGAGAAGCTGCCCGAAGCGCCGGTGTCGGCGGAGTACGCGTTTGAGATCGGTGAGATCCTCGCGCGCGTCCATCCACTCGACATCCCGTGGACGCAGGTGCCGGTCGAGGACCCGGTGCCACGGGACTGGCCCGAACTCGCAGTGCGGGCGGCGGCGACCGGACAACCGTGGGCCGACGAGCTCGCTTCTCACGTCGAGACGTTCCTCGAGATTGCCCGCTTCGTCGACACCTGCGAACGGCCAGGCCCCGTCGTACTGACCCACAGGGACATCCAACCATGGAATCTGCTCACTAGAGAGCGTCGGCCGGTGGTGCTCGACTGGGAGCTCTCCGGCATGCTCGACCTGTCCGGTGAGCTCGGCTCGACCGCGCTGAGCATCGCGAAGGGGTGTGGTTTCGACGACATCAAGCCCAGCATTTTCCGCTCGGTTCTCGACGGCTATGTCGCGGGGGACGGAACCCTGCCGCCTTCAGGTCCAAGCTGGTTTGTATTCATGATCGGCGGCTGGCTGGGGCACACAAGGTGGAACATCCTCCGGTGCCTCGCCGGTGTCGAGGCGAGCACCGGCCCTGACCTCCCGCTGTCGCACGAGGCTGTGCGCAACGGGGTGCGCGGCCTCCCCGACCTGTTCGGCCGACTTCCGGAGCTCGAGGCGCTGCTCCTGTGA
- the asd gene encoding aspartate-semialdehyde dehydrogenase, with product MTTAATPSVGLVGWRGMVGSVLMQRMQDEGDFANINPVFFSTSNAGGAAPSFAEGAGKLEDAFDVDTLAKLPIIVTAQGGDYTKQVHGELRSRGWDGLWIDAASTLRMNDDSIIVLDPINRDVIDKGLVNGTKDFIGGNCTVSCMLMGLGGLFKNGLVEWGTSMTYQAASGGGARHMRELLSQFGTLNAEVSTELDDPASAILDIDRKVLAHQRTDIDATQFGVPLAGSLIPWIDADLGNGQSKEEWKAGVETNKILGTSEENRVIMDGLCVRIGAMRSHSQALTLKLREDLSVAEIEKLLDEDNQWAKVIPNTKEASMAELTPVAASGTLDIPVGRIRKMEMGPQYISAFTVGDQLLWGAAEPLRRMLNIATGNL from the coding sequence ATGACTACAGCAGCTACCCCTTCCGTCGGCCTGGTCGGATGGCGCGGCATGGTCGGTTCCGTCCTGATGCAGCGCATGCAGGACGAGGGCGACTTCGCCAACATCAACCCGGTGTTCTTCTCCACCTCCAACGCGGGAGGTGCCGCGCCTTCCTTCGCTGAAGGCGCCGGCAAGCTCGAGGACGCGTTCGACGTCGACACCCTGGCCAAGCTGCCGATTATCGTTACCGCACAGGGCGGCGACTACACCAAGCAGGTCCACGGCGAACTGCGCAGCCGCGGCTGGGACGGCCTCTGGATCGACGCCGCTTCCACCTTGCGCATGAATGACGATTCGATCATCGTGCTGGACCCCATCAACCGCGACGTCATCGACAAGGGCCTGGTCAACGGCACCAAGGACTTCATCGGCGGCAACTGCACCGTTTCCTGCATGCTGATGGGCCTCGGCGGCCTGTTCAAGAACGGCCTGGTGGAGTGGGGCACCTCCATGACCTACCAGGCGGCGTCCGGCGGCGGTGCCCGGCACATGCGTGAGCTGCTCAGCCAGTTCGGCACGCTCAACGCCGAGGTCAGCACGGAACTGGACGACCCGGCGTCGGCCATCCTGGACATTGACCGCAAGGTCCTGGCCCACCAGCGCACGGACATCGACGCGACCCAGTTCGGCGTTCCCCTGGCCGGGTCCCTGATCCCCTGGATCGACGCCGACCTGGGCAACGGGCAGTCCAAGGAAGAGTGGAAGGCCGGGGTGGAGACCAACAAGATCCTGGGCACCTCGGAGGAAAATCGCGTGATCATGGACGGCCTGTGCGTCCGCATCGGCGCGATGCGGTCGCACTCCCAGGCTTTGACGCTCAAGCTCCGCGAGGACCTGTCCGTCGCCGAAATCGAAAAGCTCCTGGACGAGGACAACCAGTGGGCCAAGGTCATTCCGAACACCAAGGAAGCCTCCATGGCGGAGCTGACCCCCGTGGCCGCCTCCGGCACCCTGGACATCCCGGTGGGCCGCATCCGCAAGATGGAGATGGGCCCGCAGTACATCAGCGCCTTCACCGTGGGCGACCAGCTCCTCTGGGGCGCCGCCGAGCCGCTGCGCCGCATGCTCAACATCGCCACCGGCAACCTGTAA
- a CDS encoding type IV toxin-antitoxin system AbiEi family antitoxin domain-containing protein, with the protein MKAETVRALVHDRWPEGAVASTAQLAAAGLDDRVVTAVKSGALLRVRRGAYVLAAHWNTIKPWDRDQLRIMAHFESTSGRARYSHASAARLHGCHVWNAGSLVHVTTQYSNSRASAGQDVQTHRLPLTEEELASLWTPDGREILTTSIERTVLDCARTLPLDKAAVIGDHALRKGASLATMRRLLEESHVTRGGRRASDLLQVLDARSESAGETRTRLLLCSFGLATFKPQVEITTTAGLFRADFADAETRVIVEFDGAVKYTDHKPTQEVLLAERWRENALVEAGWRVFRLHWNHLDRPGELRARLTAFLGQPGTPKRPLPAGTALGSTVRVGRGRF; encoded by the coding sequence ATGAAAGCCGAGACAGTACGTGCCCTGGTTCACGATCGCTGGCCTGAAGGAGCCGTTGCCTCCACCGCACAGCTGGCCGCTGCCGGGCTGGATGACCGGGTGGTGACAGCAGTGAAGAGCGGTGCCCTGCTCCGCGTGCGGCGGGGAGCATATGTCCTTGCCGCACACTGGAACACCATAAAACCGTGGGACCGGGACCAGCTCCGAATCATGGCGCACTTTGAGTCGACCTCGGGACGGGCCCGCTACAGCCATGCGAGCGCGGCACGGCTGCACGGCTGCCATGTGTGGAACGCCGGATCCCTGGTCCACGTGACAACGCAGTACTCCAATTCGCGGGCCAGCGCCGGCCAGGACGTCCAGACCCACCGCCTCCCGCTCACAGAAGAAGAACTGGCTTCATTGTGGACGCCCGACGGACGCGAAATCCTGACCACTTCCATCGAAAGGACCGTGCTGGACTGCGCCCGGACCCTGCCCCTCGACAAGGCTGCCGTCATCGGCGACCACGCCCTCCGCAAGGGCGCATCATTGGCCACCATGCGGCGGCTGCTGGAGGAAAGCCATGTCACGCGCGGGGGCAGGCGCGCTTCGGACCTGCTGCAGGTTCTGGATGCGAGATCGGAATCGGCCGGGGAGACCAGGACCAGGCTGCTGCTCTGCTCGTTCGGTCTGGCCACATTCAAGCCACAGGTGGAGATCACGACGACTGCGGGCCTCTTCCGGGCAGACTTCGCCGATGCTGAAACCCGGGTGATCGTCGAATTTGACGGCGCCGTCAAATACACGGACCACAAACCGACACAGGAAGTGCTGCTCGCGGAGCGTTGGCGGGAAAATGCGCTTGTGGAGGCCGGGTGGCGGGTCTTCAGGCTGCACTGGAATCACTTGGACCGGCCCGGGGAGCTCCGTGCCCGGCTGACGGCGTTCCTCGGACAGCCCGGAACACCAAAGCGGCCCCTGCCCGCAGGAACGGCGCTGGGGAGCACCGTCCGTGTGGGCAGGGGCCGCTTTTAA
- a CDS encoding winged helix DNA-binding domain-containing protein, with protein MAASGSVRDHRMIGRLRLVSQRLTGDGAASVPELVRWMTAMQAQDLPAALWAVGVRVPGAGIADVRTAIDSGSVVRSWPMRGTLHLVAPEDLRWMLDLTAERLTRSIAARHRQLEIAWADVEKARDLALDRILADGPVSRSGLFKVFDAGGQPTQGQRGIHLLGTLCRHGWLVPGPLSGNQQLIAAFDEWIPASRLPGREEAIGEFMVRYFRSHGPATVRDFAWWTQLPLTEVRAAFQHVQGQLVELDIDGTSYWLSPEVASLLDSGVPGGRSLHLLPGFDEFVLGYTDRTPVLAPEHSDLIVPGGNGVFKKTVVAAGKVVGTWALQGTGSSAAVVPELFDETRQLGPAAQAALTRAARRYLTFLAT; from the coding sequence ATGGCTGCATCTGGTTCCGTGCGCGACCACAGGATGATCGGCAGGCTCCGGCTGGTGTCGCAGCGTCTCACCGGGGACGGTGCCGCCTCAGTACCGGAACTGGTCCGGTGGATGACCGCCATGCAGGCGCAGGACCTGCCGGCGGCGCTGTGGGCAGTGGGGGTCCGGGTACCCGGTGCGGGGATCGCCGACGTCCGCACTGCCATCGATTCCGGGAGTGTGGTCCGGTCGTGGCCCATGCGTGGAACGCTGCACCTGGTTGCCCCCGAGGACCTGCGCTGGATGCTGGACCTCACCGCCGAGCGGCTTACCCGGAGCATTGCGGCCAGGCACCGGCAGCTGGAGATTGCCTGGGCTGATGTTGAGAAGGCGCGCGACCTGGCGCTGGACCGCATCCTGGCCGATGGTCCCGTCAGCCGTTCCGGGCTGTTCAAGGTTTTCGACGCCGGCGGCCAGCCAACGCAGGGCCAGCGCGGCATCCATCTCCTGGGTACGCTGTGCCGGCACGGCTGGCTGGTGCCGGGGCCGCTTTCGGGTAACCAGCAGCTGATCGCGGCTTTCGACGAGTGGATTCCGGCGTCCCGCCTTCCTGGGCGCGAGGAGGCCATCGGCGAGTTCATGGTTCGGTACTTCCGGAGCCATGGCCCGGCCACCGTGCGCGACTTTGCCTGGTGGACCCAGCTGCCGCTGACCGAGGTGCGCGCCGCGTTCCAGCACGTGCAGGGCCAACTGGTGGAGCTGGACATCGATGGCACCAGCTACTGGCTCTCACCGGAGGTGGCATCCCTCCTGGATTCCGGTGTTCCCGGAGGCCGCTCCCTTCACCTGCTGCCCGGGTTCGATGAGTTCGTCCTCGGCTACACGGACCGGACTCCCGTCCTGGCGCCGGAGCATTCGGACCTGATAGTTCCCGGCGGCAACGGAGTCTTCAAGAAGACGGTGGTTGCGGCGGGGAAGGTGGTCGGCACCTGGGCGCTCCAGGGCACGGGCAGCAGTGCCGCCGTCGTGCCCGAACTCTTCGACGAGACCCGGCAGCTGGGGCCGGCAGCCCAGGCAGCCCTCACCAGGGCCGCCCGGCGGTATCTAACGTTCCTTGCCACGTGA